From Alienimonas californiensis, a single genomic window includes:
- a CDS encoding HEPN domain-containing protein, whose amino-acid sequence MLKLVAAAVRFIGRLLNKQVPQPDHAPPTSVPSNLPNPEYSFRVRFLLPSQRRIGIKQREVAIPANAGEPQLTLRSCTGEPIADSSCLILSGGPFRSKASAEIEGRKARAALIGCSISTGMGVDLGKNVASGGISDYLRDKVRRGTGVTVLNDVHGLLVYNSSLPTRFASTCGRLTGEHDGEDFILKLQKAHAMNLKPTARQEIACELLNASYFESSIRSRFLALVMAVEAILEPSERSDVVQSHVRSLISQTRESELPQDEKQSICGSLDWLFRDSIGRSGRKLAESLLAGKTYNGKAAGKFFEQCYSIRSKLVHEGNSGRGQKPEELITELNSFVRDLVIAAMQEAN is encoded by the coding sequence ATGCTGAAACTAGTGGCCGCTGCTGTCAGATTCATTGGGAGATTGCTCAATAAGCAGGTGCCGCAGCCGGATCACGCCCCACCGACCTCGGTGCCGTCGAATTTGCCGAATCCGGAGTATTCCTTCAGAGTGCGGTTTCTCCTGCCTTCGCAACGCAGGATCGGGATTAAACAGCGAGAGGTTGCAATACCTGCCAACGCAGGCGAGCCACAATTGACGCTTCGATCCTGCACCGGCGAACCGATCGCGGACAGTTCCTGTCTTATACTCTCGGGAGGGCCGTTCCGTTCGAAAGCCTCCGCCGAAATAGAGGGAAGAAAGGCTCGGGCCGCACTGATCGGCTGTTCGATTAGCACCGGGATGGGCGTCGACTTGGGCAAGAACGTCGCTTCAGGCGGAATCTCGGACTATCTAAGAGACAAAGTTCGCCGTGGAACTGGAGTGACCGTCCTAAACGATGTGCACGGGCTTCTCGTTTACAACAGCAGCCTCCCCACCCGGTTCGCTAGTACTTGTGGACGGCTGACTGGCGAGCATGACGGGGAGGATTTCATTCTGAAGCTTCAGAAAGCTCACGCAATGAACCTTAAGCCGACCGCAAGACAGGAGATTGCCTGCGAGCTTTTGAACGCCTCTTATTTTGAATCGTCGATCCGTAGTCGATTTCTCGCACTTGTCATGGCCGTCGAGGCAATCCTCGAACCGTCGGAAAGGTCAGACGTAGTGCAAAGCCACGTCCGGTCGTTGATTTCGCAAACTCGAGAGTCAGAACTTCCGCAAGACGAGAAACAGTCAATCTGCGGGAGCCTTGACTGGCTGTTCCGCGACTCCATTGGACGCTCCGGCAGGAAGCTGGCTGAGTCGCTCCTTGCCGGAAAGACCTATAACGGAAAAGCCGCGGGCAAGTTCTTCGAGCAATGTTATTCGATTCGTAGCAAACTCGTCCACGAAGGTAATTCCGGGCGCGGCCAGAAACCGGAGGAGCTAATAACGGAACTCAACTCCTTTGTGCGAGACTTAGTCATCGCCGCCATGCAGGAAGCCAATTAG
- a CDS encoding aminotransferase class V-fold PLP-dependent enzyme, with amino-acid sequence MNQTSPAPEARVSQVIDAPPPNTPLDVDAVRAQFPILNRPLPNGKALTYLDSGATAQKPAVVLDAMRECFENYYSNVHRGKSTLGRQVTGAVEQAREDCRRFVGAADASEIVFTAGTTAGINLVADTWARANLQRGDVIATTLLEHHANLVPWQMVAAQTGAELRFLPLTDDGRIDMSRLDEALTDRTKLLAVTACSNVLGTLPDVKALCDAARAVGAVSVIDAAQFVPHRRTDVRAWGCDFLTFSGHKLYGPTGVGVLYGRRDLLEAMPPWQGGGNMIHRVFADRSEWAPPPAKFEAGTPPIAEVIGLGAAVNWVESLDWEAIEQHDAELAAYALERLQEVPGLTVYGPSAEHRAALASFTVEGAAAEDLNFLLDRRGIAVRHGHHCTMPLHDLLGVPATTRASFGVYNTPAEVDVLIEALLAARIRLRLG; translated from the coding sequence ATGAACCAGACATCCCCCGCCCCGGAGGCCCGGGTCTCCCAGGTCATCGACGCCCCGCCGCCGAACACGCCGCTGGACGTGGACGCCGTTCGGGCTCAGTTTCCGATCCTCAACCGGCCGCTGCCCAACGGGAAGGCGCTGACGTACCTCGACAGCGGCGCCACCGCCCAGAAGCCGGCCGTCGTGCTGGACGCGATGCGGGAGTGCTTCGAGAACTACTACTCCAACGTCCACCGCGGCAAAAGCACGCTCGGTCGGCAAGTGACCGGCGCCGTGGAGCAGGCCCGCGAGGACTGCCGCCGGTTCGTGGGCGCCGCCGACGCCTCCGAGATCGTCTTCACCGCCGGCACGACCGCGGGGATCAACCTCGTCGCCGACACCTGGGCTCGGGCGAACCTGCAACGGGGCGACGTGATCGCCACCACGCTGCTGGAGCACCACGCCAACCTCGTGCCCTGGCAGATGGTCGCCGCACAGACCGGCGCCGAACTGCGGTTCCTGCCGCTCACCGACGACGGCCGGATCGACATGAGCCGTCTAGACGAGGCGCTCACGGACCGCACGAAGCTGCTGGCGGTGACGGCCTGCTCGAACGTCCTCGGCACGCTGCCGGACGTGAAGGCGCTGTGCGACGCGGCGAGGGCTGTCGGGGCGGTCAGCGTGATCGACGCCGCCCAGTTCGTGCCGCACCGCCGCACCGACGTCCGTGCCTGGGGCTGCGATTTCCTCACGTTCAGCGGCCACAAGCTCTACGGCCCCACCGGCGTCGGCGTGCTGTACGGCCGGCGGGACCTGCTGGAGGCCATGCCGCCCTGGCAGGGCGGGGGGAACATGATCCACCGGGTCTTCGCCGACCGCAGCGAATGGGCGCCGCCCCCGGCGAAGTTCGAGGCCGGCACCCCGCCGATCGCGGAGGTCATTGGGCTCGGCGCCGCGGTAAACTGGGTCGAATCGCTCGACTGGGAGGCGATCGAACAGCACGACGCCGAACTCGCCGCCTACGCCCTCGAACGCCTGCAAGAGGTGCCCGGCCTGACCGTCTACGGCCCGTCGGCGGAGCATCGGGCCGCCCTCGCCAGCTTCACGGTCGAGGGCGCCGCCGCGGAGGACCTGAACTTCCTCCTCGATCGTCGCGGCATTGCCGTCCGCCACGGCCACCACTGCACGATGCCGCTGCACGATCTGCTGGGCGTCCCGGCGACGACCCGGGCCAGCTTCGGCGTCTACAACACGCCGGCGGAGGTGGACGTGCTCATCGAAGCCCTCCTCGCCGCCCGCATCCGGCTGCGGTTGGGGTAA
- a CDS encoding SufE family protein has product MPAKPASVVPPLDELREEFEFLGNWEDQCEFLIDVGMDLPRLPEQDKTEETRVHGCQSLVWMTVGEQDGRLRIAAESDAMIVNGLIAVLLATFDGKTPAEALAVDVDEVFASLGLDEHLSSARKSGLAGMVQRIRGEAARYRVEGAE; this is encoded by the coding sequence GTGCCCGCCAAACCGGCCTCCGTCGTTCCCCCGCTGGACGAACTCCGTGAGGAGTTCGAGTTCCTGGGGAACTGGGAGGACCAGTGCGAGTTTTTGATCGACGTCGGCATGGACCTGCCCCGCCTGCCGGAGCAGGACAAGACCGAGGAGACCCGCGTGCACGGCTGCCAGAGCCTTGTCTGGATGACCGTCGGCGAGCAGGACGGCCGCCTCCGCATCGCCGCCGAGAGCGACGCGATGATCGTCAACGGCCTGATCGCCGTGCTCTTGGCGACCTTCGACGGCAAAACCCCCGCCGAGGCCCTCGCCGTGGACGTGGACGAGGTCTTCGCCTCCCTCGGCCTCGACGAACATCTGTCGTCCGCCCGCAAAAGCGGCTTGGCGGGGATGGTTCAACGCATCCGCGGCGAAGCGGCGAGGTATCGAGTGGAGGGGGCGGAATGA